CGCGGAACAGATGCAGGCTGGCGAAGAGCAGCACTACGCCGGCCACCGAGACCAGAGGCAGCAGATATGGGGCCTGTTGCGGGATATCGATACCGAATTCCCAGACGTTGAGATGCAACCCCGGAAGCAATGCCAGCGGCGCTGCGACCATACTCAGCGACAGCGACAGCAGGGTCACGGTGACCGTGAAGTAGACGACGCCCAGCGGCAGCATCACCAGCATGTACAACAGCGTGCTCCAGGTACGCACGTCGGTGAACATGTCGCCGATGCGCTGCAGCCAGTTGCGTCCGCGCGCCGAGTACAGCGGCCGGCGCGGCATGCGCTCGCCGAGCATCACTTCGACCAGCCGGCCCTCGACCAGCGACAGCAGCCGTATCGATCCGAAGAACAGGATCAGCAGCGGAATGCCGATCAGCACGACCACCAGGCTCAGCGACACCGACAGGCCGGTCACCACCCAGGTGAAGTAGAAGATGCCCGTCGCCAGCGACAGCACCATGTAGAACATCGACGCGTAGGTGCGCGGATCGGCGGCGACACCGAAGAAGCGCCCGAGCAGCGACGTGCGCGGCTTCGGCGCCGGTGGCCGCAGCGCGGTCTGGACCTTGACCTCCGTGTCGCGGTAGATGTCGGCCACTTCCTCCGGGGCACCGTAGCTCGATGCGACCGAGGCGATGACCTCGGCTTCCGAACGGCCCGGCTGTTCGGCCAGCTCCGAGCGCAGATATTCCTCGGCGTCGTAGAGCGCGTCCTGCACCAGTGCGGGATCCGCGCCGGCGAGCGACTGGCTCAGCTGTTCGAGGTATTCGGGAATGCTCTGCGGCGGGCGGTTGTCGTTCATTCGCATGCTGTTCATTGGCACAGCCCCTCCAGGACGGCGTCGACGGAATCCCGTGTGGCCCGCCAGGCGGCGGTCCACTGCTGCAGGGTGGTCCGCCCTGCCTCGGTGATGCGGTAGTAACGGCGCGGCGGCCCTGCGACCGACGGCTCGACATGACTGTCGAGCAGGCCGGCGGCACTGAGGTTGCGCAGCACCGGATACAGCGCGCTCTGCTTGCCACTGAGCACCCCGTCGAGCAATTCGAGGCGCTTGGCGATCTGGTAGCCGTACATCGGCTCGTCCGTGCTGCCCAGCACCGCCAGCAACGCCAGCGACACCGTGCCCGCACTCAGTTCCTTCTGGAACTTGCGCAGCTGCAGATCACTGTCATCCGGGGCCTCGGCCATTCGCGATCTCCGCCAGGTTGATCCAGATGCTATTGCGGACTTCGCTATAGCGGATGTGCTGGTAGTCACGCTGACCATCGACTCGGCCACAATCGGATCTGTCTTTCAGGGGAACCCATCCATGCGCCAGCCGTCGCGCCATATCCTGTCCGCCACCCTCGCCGCCTGCATGCTCGCGCTGGCCGGCTGCGCCACGCCGGGCGCGCCCGTTGCGCTCGAAACCCGGTCCACGCAGCAACTGCTCGAGGCATCGACCGACGCCGACTGGCGCACGCCCGATCCGGCCAACCTGCTGTACATGGACCTCGACGGCGGCCGCGTGGTGATCGAGCTGGCCCCGGCCTTCGCGCCCGAGCATGTCGCCAACATCCGCACCCTCGCCCGCGGCGGTTTCTGGGACGGGCTCAGCCTGTACCGCTCGCAGGACAACTTCGTCGTGCAGTTCGGCGACATCACCGAAGAAGGCGTCCCCGGCCGGCCGATCGGCAGCGCGCGGGCCAGCCTGCCGGCGGAATTCGACCGCGCCGCTGCCGACCTCGCGTTTCACGCATTGCCCGATGCCGATGGCTGGGCGGCGCGGGTCGGTTTCGTCGACGGCTTCCCGGCCGCGCGCGACGACCGCCGCGGCAATGGACGCGCGTGGCTTGCGCACTGCTACGGCACGCTTGGGGCGGGCCGCGACATGGCGCCCGACTCGAGCAACGGCACCGAACTCTATGTGGTCACCGGCCAGTCGCCACGCCAGCTCGACCGCAACATCACCACGGTCGGTCGCGTACTGCAGGGCATGGAACTGTTGAGCGTGCTGCCGCGCGGCACCGGTCCGCTTGGCTTCTACGAGGATCCATCGCTGCGCACACCGATCCGCCGGATCCGTCTCGCATCCGACGTGCCCGTGGGCGAGCGCACGCCGCTGCAGGTGCTGCGCACCGACACGCCGCTGTTCGACGCGGTCGTGGAGTCGCGCCGCAACCGCCGCGACGACTGGTACGTGCAGCCGGCCGGACACATCGACCTGTGCAACATCAGCGTGCCGGTACGCACGCCGCCCTCGTCCTGAGTGCAATGCGGATCGAAACCGACCGCCTGTTGCTGCGTCCGCATGCGATCGAGGATTTCGACGCGCTGCGTGCGCTGATGCGCGACCCCGAGGTGATGTGGCACATCACCCGGGTCGTGCCGAGCGACGAGGACATCTGGAACCGGCTGCTGCGCTACATCGGCCACTGGACCGCGCTGGGCTTCGGCATCTTCGCGGTGATCGAGCGCAAGACCGGCCGCAACATCGGCGGCGTCGGCTTCGCGGACTTCCGTCGCGGCCTCGGCGCTGCGTTCTCCGCCTCGCCGGAAGCCGCGTGGGTGTTCGCAAAAGAGGCGCAGGGCCGCGGTATCGCGTTGGAGGCCACGCAGGCGATGCATGCCTGGTTCGACGCGCAGCCTTTCGGCGGGCGCAGCGTCTGCATCATCAATCCGGACAACGCGCCGTCGCGCAAGTTGGCCGGCAAGCTCGGCTACGTCGAAACCGGTCCGACGCAGTACCACGGCGAGACCACGCTGACCTTCGAGCGCCTGCGTCCGGTCTGACGCGCGGTGCCTGGCGTCACGGCGGCTGTCGTCGCTACCCAGCGTGACGGGGCGACAGCCAGCGCGGTTTCGCTGCGAGTCGGCCATCGCATGCGACACCGGCGATCAGGGAGTCCCCGCACTGGAACCCGGCCATCCGTACCGCCGATCATCGCGGCAATGCCACGTCGACCAGCAGCCTGACCGGGTGTTGATCCGGCACGCGGGACATGGCTGCTCACCAGCGAGCGCGCCGGGCGCCGGCATGCGTCTGACGGTCCGCGAGATCGTGAGCACGTCCGGCCGCCGCACGGATGTGCGCGCCGACCGGTTCGAGCGTTCCGTCAGCCCTGCCCGCGCCGCTGATGGTGATGCCTGCGCGCTGCGCCTCGAAGTCGGCAAAAGGATTCACCGGCATCTCGAACCCACTCGCAAGCCCCTCGATGCGCTGCTGTCGAACTCG
The genomic region above belongs to Luteimonas chenhongjianii and contains:
- a CDS encoding sensor domain-containing protein, producing MRMNDNRPPQSIPEYLEQLSQSLAGADPALVQDALYDAEEYLRSELAEQPGRSEAEVIASVASSYGAPEEVADIYRDTEVKVQTALRPPAPKPRTSLLGRFFGVAADPRTYASMFYMVLSLATGIFYFTWVVTGLSVSLSLVVVLIGIPLLILFFGSIRLLSLVEGRLVEVMLGERMPRRPLYSARGRNWLQRIGDMFTDVRTWSTLLYMLVMLPLGVVYFTVTVTLLSLSLSMVAAPLALLPGLHLNVWEFGIDIPQQAPYLLPLVSVAGVVLLFASLHLFRGIGRMHGNIAKHLLVKTAQYS
- a CDS encoding PadR family transcriptional regulator, which encodes MAEAPDDSDLQLRKFQKELSAGTVSLALLAVLGSTDEPMYGYQIAKRLELLDGVLSGKQSALYPVLRNLSAAGLLDSHVEPSVAGPPRRYYRITEAGRTTLQQWTAAWRATRDSVDAVLEGLCQ
- a CDS encoding peptidylprolyl isomerase — protein: MRQPSRHILSATLAACMLALAGCATPGAPVALETRSTQQLLEASTDADWRTPDPANLLYMDLDGGRVVIELAPAFAPEHVANIRTLARGGFWDGLSLYRSQDNFVVQFGDITEEGVPGRPIGSARASLPAEFDRAAADLAFHALPDADGWAARVGFVDGFPAARDDRRGNGRAWLAHCYGTLGAGRDMAPDSSNGTELYVVTGQSPRQLDRNITTVGRVLQGMELLSVLPRGTGPLGFYEDPSLRTPIRRIRLASDVPVGERTPLQVLRTDTPLFDAVVESRRNRRDDWYVQPAGHIDLCNISVPVRTPPSS
- a CDS encoding GNAT family N-acetyltransferase — encoded protein: MRIETDRLLLRPHAIEDFDALRALMRDPEVMWHITRVVPSDEDIWNRLLRYIGHWTALGFGIFAVIERKTGRNIGGVGFADFRRGLGAAFSASPEAAWVFAKEAQGRGIALEATQAMHAWFDAQPFGGRSVCIINPDNAPSRKLAGKLGYVETGPTQYHGETTLTFERLRPV